In Stieleria varia, one genomic interval encodes:
- a CDS encoding Gfo/Idh/MocA family protein: MNKSPQKNPSRRTVLKSIGATTTLTASGLLPSMLYAATPASANGKLRVGLIGAGNRAKWLTRALSRESHRAELVAVCDCYLPQIDVLAADNKNDPKAGDSWKRYQNYGLMLDQEELDAVIIATPDHVRVRAAMIACAKGLDVYAEKPLSFSIPEGRALVNAVRRHKRILQVGTQQRSTANNRYSCEFVRSGGLGKVHTILVKNYSGSRPATGLEQQAVPEGMDWSRFCDQAQLLDYHEQLHRRWRNFDVFTGGPICDRGAHALDMVHMAMGWENVAPTRIEPSTEAKDARDRGVRLHYPDGTVVRLESDNGPAFGGIFIGEKGKMEINRGRFACNPTTLLAPYQGEESENHVGNWLDCIESREEPNAPVEVGHLISSVAHLINICRITGRTINWDATQEQIIGDESANALLNKERRPEYSLPNV, from the coding sequence ATGAATAAATCCCCTCAAAAAAATCCTTCACGTCGAACCGTTTTGAAATCGATCGGCGCGACCACCACACTGACTGCGTCTGGCCTGTTGCCATCTATGCTTTATGCCGCAACCCCAGCATCTGCGAACGGCAAGTTGCGCGTCGGTTTGATCGGCGCGGGGAATCGAGCCAAATGGCTGACGCGTGCGTTGTCTCGTGAATCTCATCGAGCCGAGTTGGTCGCCGTCTGCGATTGTTATCTACCACAGATCGATGTCCTGGCGGCCGATAACAAGAACGATCCCAAGGCAGGTGACTCATGGAAGCGTTATCAGAACTACGGACTGATGCTCGATCAGGAAGAACTCGATGCAGTCATCATCGCAACGCCGGATCATGTTCGCGTGCGTGCGGCTATGATCGCCTGTGCCAAGGGCCTGGACGTGTACGCGGAGAAGCCACTGAGCTTCAGCATTCCGGAAGGCCGCGCGTTAGTCAACGCGGTGCGAAGACACAAACGCATCTTGCAGGTCGGCACGCAACAACGTAGCACGGCCAACAATCGGTACTCCTGCGAATTCGTTCGAAGCGGCGGCCTCGGCAAAGTGCACACGATTCTCGTCAAGAACTATTCCGGCTCGCGACCGGCAACAGGCCTCGAACAGCAAGCCGTTCCCGAAGGCATGGATTGGAGTCGATTCTGCGACCAGGCTCAGTTGCTCGACTACCACGAACAACTTCACCGCAGGTGGCGGAATTTTGATGTTTTCACCGGAGGCCCCATTTGCGATCGTGGTGCGCATGCTTTGGACATGGTTCATATGGCAATGGGCTGGGAGAATGTCGCGCCGACGCGTATCGAACCGTCCACGGAAGCAAAGGATGCTCGCGATCGCGGAGTCCGCCTTCATTATCCCGACGGCACCGTGGTTCGACTGGAAAGTGACAATGGACCGGCTTTCGGAGGCATCTTCATCGGCGAGAAGGGCAAGATGGAAATCAACCGTGGACGCTTCGCCTGCAACCCGACGACATTACTTGCACCTTACCAGGGTGAAGAGTCTGAAAATCACGTCGGCAATTGGCTCGACTGCATCGAATCACGAGAGGAACCCAACGCTCCTGTTGAAGTCGGACATCTGATTAGCAGCGTCGCACACCTGATCAACATTTGTCGCATCACCGGCCGCACAATCAATTGGGACGCCACCCAGGAGCAAATCATCGGCGATGAGTCCGCCAACGCATTGTTGAACAAAGAACGTCGTCCCGAATACTCACTACCTAATGTTTAG
- a CDS encoding PmoA family protein yields the protein MKPPQFLVLLLACALCASLQPVFGGDLKLTETDDSIRVTLRGKPVLEYVKTARPVPNGIEKHFSRSGYIHPIYTPTGQELTGDYPEDHAHQHALYFAWVKSKFDGKNVDFWNQAKDLGKIEFREVQKLNREKHNVSFSVKHAFMVKQGDKWIDAIHEVWTVTVHQTPEDHFLFDIVSVQNCVSEKPLSLSEYHYGGMAIRGNYQWLKEKEDHSIKPGDLQFLTSDGHDRWKGNHTRPNWVALSGKIDGQDISATVFCSPMNFRAPQPVRLHPNKPYFCFSPMVEGPFEISPGNEYVSRYRYLVTSKAIDVNVIEKYWDEYAKTEK from the coding sequence ATGAAACCTCCCCAATTCCTTGTTCTCTTGCTCGCCTGTGCGCTCTGCGCCTCACTCCAGCCCGTTTTCGGCGGGGACCTTAAACTGACGGAAACAGATGACTCGATCCGCGTGACCCTGCGCGGCAAGCCCGTGCTCGAATACGTCAAGACCGCGAGGCCGGTGCCCAATGGCATTGAGAAGCACTTCAGCCGCAGCGGCTACATTCATCCGATTTACACCCCGACCGGGCAGGAACTCACGGGTGACTATCCCGAGGATCATGCCCATCAACATGCTCTCTATTTTGCCTGGGTGAAGAGCAAGTTTGACGGAAAGAATGTCGACTTTTGGAATCAGGCAAAGGATCTTGGCAAAATCGAATTTCGCGAAGTGCAGAAACTGAACCGAGAAAAGCATAACGTCTCCTTCAGTGTCAAACACGCGTTTATGGTGAAGCAGGGTGACAAGTGGATTGATGCGATCCACGAGGTCTGGACCGTCACAGTTCATCAAACCCCCGAGGACCATTTTCTTTTCGACATTGTCAGCGTTCAAAACTGCGTTTCCGAAAAACCGCTGAGCTTGTCCGAGTACCATTACGGTGGCATGGCGATCCGCGGCAACTACCAGTGGCTGAAGGAAAAGGAAGATCACAGCATCAAGCCGGGCGACCTGCAATTCCTGACCAGCGATGGCCATGACCGCTGGAAAGGGAATCATACTCGTCCCAACTGGGTTGCCCTTTCTGGCAAAATCGATGGTCAGGACATATCGGCAACCGTCTTCTGCAGTCCTATGAACTTTCGTGCGCCTCAACCTGTGCGGCTTCATCCCAACAAGCCGTATTTCTGCTTCTCGCCCATGGTCGAAGGCCCGTTCGAGATCTCGCCTGGCAACGAATACGTTTCACGTTACCGCTACTTGGTGACTTCCAAAGCAATCGACGTGAACGTGATCGAGAAGTACTGGGACGAATACGCGAAGACTGAGAAATAG
- a CDS encoding 3-keto-disaccharide hydrolase, whose product MLFDSLYRTRCADKQRNCPVIALVAISLCCATAIADDWVPLFDGKSLDGWNASGDNKQFQIVDGVIRGASSGKTHFLCTEKEYRDFELEIEVKLHDMDLNSGIQIRTSTTRANAKGDTIASVHGPQVDLGKSPGRSGHIFGQGNGRWFTPTADLERNSLMINGAWNKVRILAKGKHIQTWINGELVGDVTLDNEIDQKYPQGVIALQVHGVKSPDKIRHVSFRNIRIREPNSVDTVVP is encoded by the coding sequence ATGCTATTCGATTCACTGTATCGTACCCGCTGTGCGGACAAGCAACGGAATTGTCCAGTCATCGCATTGGTCGCCATTTCGCTTTGCTGTGCCACCGCGATCGCCGATGATTGGGTACCCCTGTTCGACGGCAAGTCTTTGGACGGTTGGAACGCATCGGGTGATAACAAACAATTCCAAATCGTTGACGGAGTCATACGCGGGGCTAGCTCCGGCAAGACACACTTTCTGTGTACAGAGAAGGAATATCGCGACTTTGAGTTGGAGATCGAAGTCAAGCTTCATGACATGGACCTGAATTCAGGCATACAAATTCGCACCAGCACGACCCGCGCCAACGCAAAGGGTGACACCATCGCCAGCGTGCATGGACCGCAAGTCGACCTTGGCAAGTCTCCCGGACGCTCCGGCCACATATTCGGGCAAGGAAACGGACGTTGGTTCACTCCAACCGCTGACTTGGAACGCAATAGCCTGATGATCAATGGAGCGTGGAATAAGGTTCGTATTCTCGCAAAGGGGAAACACATTCAAACATGGATCAACGGAGAACTCGTCGGCGACGTAACGCTGGATAACGAGATCGATCAGAAATATCCCCAGGGTGTCATTGCCCTACAAGTGCATGGTGTCAAGTCACCAGATAAGATCCGGCACGTTTCATTCCGCAACATTCGCATCCGTGAGCCGAACTCTGTTGACACCGTTGTGCCGTAG
- a CDS encoding transposase — MPGSSRASRGRFVDHVLNRDNGHGDVIHQDDEFATFVNLMREAHEKVPMRLTGFCLMTNHFYLLLWPHEDGDLSRWMQWLMTSHVRRYHRHYQGSGHVWQGRFKAFPVQSDEHYLTVLRYLERNPLRANMVQRTWSSGIRTGSGRA; from the coding sequence ATGCCCGGCAGCTCCAGAGCTTCACGAGGTCGGTTTGTTGACCATGTTTTGAACCGGGACAATGGTCACGGCGATGTCATTCATCAGGATGACGAATTCGCCACGTTTGTGAACCTGATGCGGGAGGCTCACGAAAAGGTGCCGATGCGGCTGACAGGTTTTTGTTTGATGACAAACCATTTCTACCTGCTGTTGTGGCCGCATGAGGATGGAGACCTCAGTCGCTGGATGCAGTGGCTCATGACGTCTCACGTTCGCCGTTATCATCGACATTATCAAGGCAGCGGCCATGTCTGGCAGGGGCGATTCAAAGCGTTTCCTGTGCAGTCCGATGAACACTATCTGACGGTGCTGCGTTATCTGGAGCGGAATCCGCTGCGAGCGAATATGGTCCAGAGAACATGGTCCAGTGGAATCAGGACTGGGAGTGGTCGAGCCTGA
- a CDS encoding dockerin type I domain-containing protein → MRMEKLDARAMLAADSGMGASSLAMDVNADGAISASDALSVINHLVQNDSQFGDSVVGESFHDTNRDGRVSSSDALMVINHLNLRGAGTIQLRELIGPRVDRISDAQEENIRQLMVDLNSIRSESEVTPEQITQLIGDLATVAAEATRPIADATVTA, encoded by the coding sequence ATGCGAATGGAAAAGCTGGATGCTCGCGCAATGTTGGCAGCGGATTCTGGCATGGGAGCCTCCTCGCTCGCGATGGATGTCAATGCCGACGGTGCCATCTCCGCATCCGATGCCCTGAGCGTCATCAATCATCTCGTGCAAAACGACTCGCAATTCGGCGACAGCGTGGTGGGAGAATCTTTTCATGACACGAATCGCGACGGCAGGGTCAGTTCCAGCGACGCGTTGATGGTGATCAACCACCTGAACCTTCGAGGCGCTGGAACGATCCAGCTGCGGGAACTGATTGGACCACGCGTCGACAGAATCAGCGATGCTCAGGAAGAAAACATTCGTCAGCTCATGGTAGACTTGAATTCGATTCGCTCGGAGTCCGAAGTGACACCAGAGCAGATTACGCAATTGATCGGAGACCTGGCGACGGTGGCCGCAGAGGCAACCCGACCGATCGCTGATGCTACAGTTACTGCGTGA
- a CDS encoding prolyl oligopeptidase family serine peptidase, translated as MKTQIRMKAHRFKTAPSAILAILCVSVSAHAVEKPANEVAGEARMFKSADGTTMPYRIFTPKKVENGKTYPLVLCFHGAKGRGTDNQARGSLAFPVLSSAEMQRKHPAFIVAPQCPLGGKRWVNHNWSDGAYDSKKVAVSDEMTLALSILDKLVAELPVDKTRIYVTGRSMGGFATWDAIARRPDYFAAAVPIAGGGDPQMAAQWKELPIWAFASAGDQTCPVAGTRAVVEAFEKVGGMIKYTEDPKKSHGQICEAWKEQEGLAEWLFAQHKDKP; from the coding sequence ATGAAAACGCAGATACGAATGAAAGCGCATCGATTCAAAACGGCTCCCTCGGCCATCCTCGCCATCCTGTGTGTTTCCGTTTCGGCCCATGCAGTGGAAAAGCCCGCTAATGAAGTGGCCGGCGAAGCCCGCATGTTCAAGAGCGCCGATGGCACCACCATGCCCTATCGGATCTTCACCCCGAAAAAGGTGGAGAACGGGAAGACCTATCCACTGGTGCTGTGTTTTCATGGCGCGAAAGGTCGGGGCACCGACAACCAGGCCCGAGGCTCCCTCGCCTTTCCCGTCCTGAGTTCGGCGGAAATGCAGCGCAAGCACCCCGCCTTCATCGTCGCTCCGCAATGCCCGCTGGGAGGAAAACGCTGGGTCAACCACAACTGGTCGGATGGCGCCTACGATTCGAAAAAAGTGGCCGTCAGCGACGAAATGACCCTCGCTCTTTCCATCTTGGACAAACTGGTCGCCGAGTTGCCGGTCGACAAGACCCGCATCTACGTCACCGGCCGTTCAATGGGGGGCTTCGCCACTTGGGACGCGATCGCGCGACGCCCAGACTACTTCGCTGCGGCGGTGCCGATTGCCGGAGGGGGCGATCCACAGATGGCGGCACAATGGAAGGAGCTTCCCATCTGGGCCTTCGCTAGCGCGGGAGACCAGACCTGCCCCGTGGCCGGAACCAGAGCAGTCGTCGAGGCGTTCGAGAAGGTGGGTGGAATGATCAAATACACCGAGGACCCCAAAAAGAGCCATGGCCAGATTTGCGAGGCTTGGAAGGAGCAGGAGGGTCTCGCCGAGTGGTTGTTCGCCCAACACAAGGACAAACCTTAG
- a CDS encoding sulfatase, translating to MKRILLTIMLMVSAICVTRADAANERMNVLFLVADDLNSWMLEDADRYAGKVIAPNLRKLADSGVNFTRAYTAAPVCSPSRTAFFSGVAPWKSGIYNNAQTINKSEVLNRDDVLSLAGLFKKSGYDTFGYGKITHGWDQKEHWNEHVGHKRDPAPPGAPLAKLSGGEQDWGPIHLAEEQMNDTRGADKAIAVLEKQHDKPFFLAYGTFNPHMPWYVPQEYFDMYPLEQIVLPELKEDDLDDLPPLAKAVSDGIGSFADKVVETGKHREAVQAYLATTTYVDTQIGRVLDALEHSPYKDNTIVVFLTDHGFHLGEKHHWQKTTLWEEGTHTLLMFRAPGVTKAGGVSERFVSLMDIYPTLAELCGVTPPAYIDGRSLVSLLEDPQAPWESTAITGLCDKVKTDLAYISIRHELGRYTRYGADEEEFYDTTKDPHEWTNEIDNPKYATTVNNLRTLVPGFENAAHPLSSALTRERRETKKVKKKGE from the coding sequence ATGAAAAGAATCCTGTTGACAATAATGCTGATGGTTTCAGCGATCTGCGTCACTAGAGCCGACGCGGCAAACGAGCGGATGAACGTGCTCTTCTTGGTTGCCGACGATTTGAATAGCTGGATGCTGGAAGATGCCGATCGCTATGCCGGCAAAGTGATCGCACCGAATCTTCGCAAGCTGGCTGACAGCGGAGTCAACTTCACGCGAGCCTACACCGCCGCGCCGGTTTGCTCGCCTTCTCGCACCGCGTTTTTTTCAGGCGTAGCACCCTGGAAATCGGGTATTTACAACAACGCGCAGACGATCAACAAGAGTGAAGTACTGAACCGGGATGACGTGCTATCACTTGCCGGGTTGTTCAAGAAGAGCGGCTACGACACCTTCGGTTATGGCAAAATCACCCACGGCTGGGACCAGAAAGAGCACTGGAATGAACATGTTGGCCACAAAAGAGACCCGGCTCCTCCCGGAGCGCCCCTGGCAAAACTCAGTGGGGGAGAACAGGATTGGGGACCCATTCATCTTGCCGAGGAGCAAATGAATGACACTCGCGGGGCCGATAAGGCCATCGCGGTTCTGGAGAAACAACACGACAAGCCTTTTTTCCTGGCATACGGCACATTCAATCCTCACATGCCCTGGTATGTCCCGCAGGAGTATTTTGACATGTATCCTCTGGAGCAGATTGTGCTGCCCGAATTGAAAGAAGATGACCTGGACGACCTTCCTCCGCTGGCCAAAGCGGTGAGTGATGGGATCGGAAGCTTCGCCGACAAAGTCGTCGAGACAGGAAAACACAGAGAAGCGGTGCAAGCCTACCTGGCCACGACCACGTACGTCGACACCCAGATCGGGCGCGTTCTCGATGCCCTCGAACACAGCCCTTACAAGGACAACACCATTGTCGTTTTCCTCACCGATCACGGCTTCCACTTGGGGGAAAAGCACCACTGGCAAAAGACGACTCTGTGGGAGGAGGGAACGCACACTTTGCTGATGTTTCGTGCGCCGGGAGTCACCAAAGCCGGAGGCGTATCTGAACGTTTTGTTTCCCTGATGGACATCTACCCCACCCTGGCCGAGCTCTGTGGAGTCACGCCGCCCGCGTACATCGATGGACGCTCACTGGTCTCCTTGCTCGAAGACCCGCAGGCTCCTTGGGAAAGCACCGCGATCACGGGATTGTGCGACAAAGTCAAAACAGATCTGGCCTACATCAGCATCCGCCACGAGCTCGGACGCTACACCCGCTATGGGGCCGACGAAGAGGAGTTCTACGACACCACGAAGGACCCTCACGAATGGACGAACGAGATCGACAACCCGAAATACGCCACCACCGTCAATAACCTTCGCACTCTCGTCCCCGGTTTCGAGAATGCCGCTCACCCCCTTTCCTCTGCCCTGACTAGAGAGCGTAGGGAAACCAAAAAAGTGAAAAAGAAAGGCGAATAG
- a CDS encoding DUF6797 domain-containing protein, with amino-acid sequence MNFSLATKICLPVWILLCLFGVIASTANAQTKQSHAKETAERWPWRQFIETDLLFFSTTFDGTLKGADRLDENVVPRAMVFPLAGDCFVAYGIDLLRAAAVWTAGATPFVNANLAVTSYPYELKKVPPGTDALPQPNGEIWFRNGLYAGVGTGTPRILDPRAKRTDEEMKQDPPRDLRY; translated from the coding sequence ATGAATTTCTCCCTCGCAACGAAGATATGCTTGCCGGTCTGGATTCTATTGTGTTTGTTTGGCGTGATCGCTTCGACGGCGAATGCCCAAACCAAACAAAGTCACGCAAAAGAGACTGCCGAACGTTGGCCGTGGCGGCAATTCATTGAAACCGACTTACTCTTCTTTTCAACGACGTTTGACGGAACTCTGAAAGGTGCAGATCGACTCGATGAGAACGTAGTGCCTCGAGCCATGGTCTTTCCGCTCGCGGGTGACTGCTTCGTGGCCTATGGCATCGATCTGCTTCGTGCTGCTGCTGTGTGGACGGCGGGAGCAACGCCCTTCGTCAACGCGAACCTGGCTGTCACCAGCTATCCGTACGAATTGAAGAAGGTTCCTCCCGGTACGGATGCCTTGCCTCAACCCAACGGTGAAATCTGGTTTCGCAATGGTCTCTATGCCGGTGTGGGGACCGGAACGCCTCGGATACTCGATCCGCGCGCCAAACGAACCGATGAGGAAATGAAGCAGGATCCGCCTCGGGATCTGAGATACTAA
- a CDS encoding S8 family peptidase → MPNGRNFQHLPLILRERGAAKLTGGGSVADQTLDNRTNRGTHSANLQSSASTVVNQRQATIAQRATESLPDLPPGVPLLLEVDPGLDIDLLRHHFKFEIVSEEEGGFVIVASADIDLSDFLNAVTGFASSAHGTATIASVHRVDDDPDQNQRLRLILSEPLFGLWPNVDDNANYVVDIGVTCLGAQEIPPVPKRGKRDTDATWARKESDWANERTEAYDAWYDIQELRINEVRRIIVDGYNGSIGQIYHTDPVDAVTLPDSFTMRVEVSGKGLKDFVLNFPFVFEVVEPDDITLPDLDSEAGVDAEKYPSPQPPEDDAPAVCVIDSGIQEEHLLLEPGVDKPTSRCFLPPPTTATDVADYVAPGGHGTRVAGAVLYGELIRRDGPYQLPCWIQNARILDAAGELPKALFPAALLHAVVTHFHRGPRKTRIFNHSVNADSHCRLRHMSAWAAEIDSLCQLFDVLIVQSTGNLRSTAPAPNAGVRDHLNAGRTYPAFLLEPSARVANPAQSLQAISVGSVAYNFYESAGSRSFANQEAQPSSFSRSWLGIWNVIKPEVVEFGGDLLRSPGTPLILSTPAEGRDCYPELVRSTFHGPGPAADRDEIGTSFAAPKVTHIAVHLQRLLPDEPCLLYRALIVQSARWPEWTRDGVDTNLAIRTLGYGVPDLERATTNTDYRTTLISSGETGIRAGECDVYQVPIPEDLRRPGYEYDVLVEVTLSYVAQPRRTRRNLRRYLSTWVDWKSSKLGESIESFRRRALKDQDADDNAAQGKTLRWTLGARTDHGDIEGAKRSSGTVQKDWAIAKSNELPENFCIAVMGHEGWSKDPDSEARYALAVSFEIVGREIAIYDGLRVAIEELQAELEMEIEVE, encoded by the coding sequence ATGCCGAACGGACGCAACTTTCAACATCTCCCGCTGATACTTCGTGAGAGAGGGGCAGCCAAACTGACCGGTGGTGGCTCGGTCGCTGATCAGACTCTCGACAATCGCACGAATCGAGGCACCCACAGTGCAAACTTGCAATCGAGCGCATCAACCGTCGTCAATCAACGTCAGGCAACGATTGCCCAGCGAGCCACTGAGTCACTCCCGGACCTTCCACCCGGAGTTCCACTACTTCTGGAAGTAGATCCGGGCCTCGACATCGATTTGCTTCGTCATCATTTCAAATTCGAAATTGTGTCAGAGGAAGAAGGCGGGTTTGTGATCGTGGCGAGTGCCGATATCGACCTGTCCGATTTCTTGAATGCGGTAACGGGATTCGCAAGTTCGGCTCACGGCACGGCGACTATCGCCAGTGTGCATCGGGTCGATGACGATCCGGACCAGAATCAACGCTTGCGGCTAATCCTCTCGGAACCTCTCTTTGGACTGTGGCCGAACGTTGACGACAACGCCAACTACGTCGTGGATATCGGCGTGACGTGCTTGGGGGCGCAAGAGATCCCGCCGGTGCCGAAGCGAGGAAAACGCGACACGGACGCCACATGGGCGCGGAAGGAAAGCGATTGGGCCAATGAACGCACTGAAGCGTACGACGCTTGGTACGACATCCAAGAGCTACGAATTAACGAAGTTCGTCGCATCATCGTCGACGGATACAATGGCTCGATTGGTCAAATCTATCACACAGATCCGGTTGATGCGGTCACCTTGCCAGACAGCTTCACAATGCGTGTCGAAGTTAGCGGTAAAGGGTTGAAAGACTTTGTCCTGAACTTCCCCTTCGTTTTTGAAGTTGTTGAACCTGACGACATCACACTTCCCGATCTCGATTCGGAAGCCGGTGTTGACGCGGAAAAGTATCCATCTCCGCAACCACCAGAGGATGATGCTCCTGCCGTTTGCGTGATCGACAGCGGAATTCAGGAAGAGCATCTGCTTCTCGAGCCGGGTGTCGACAAGCCAACGTCACGTTGTTTCCTGCCGCCCCCGACAACAGCCACAGATGTGGCGGACTATGTAGCTCCCGGAGGGCACGGAACTCGCGTGGCTGGTGCTGTCTTGTACGGTGAACTGATCCGACGAGATGGTCCTTATCAGCTACCTTGCTGGATTCAGAATGCCCGAATCCTCGATGCGGCCGGTGAATTGCCGAAGGCATTGTTCCCGGCAGCGTTGCTACATGCCGTGGTGACACACTTTCACCGCGGACCAAGGAAAACGCGAATATTCAATCACTCAGTCAATGCTGACAGCCATTGCCGTTTGCGACACATGTCGGCTTGGGCTGCTGAGATCGATTCGCTGTGCCAGCTCTTCGACGTTCTGATTGTTCAAAGCACTGGCAACCTCCGAAGCACTGCACCGGCTCCGAATGCAGGAGTACGGGATCATCTCAACGCAGGCCGAACATATCCCGCATTCTTGCTTGAGCCTTCGGCTCGTGTCGCGAATCCGGCCCAAAGTCTTCAAGCCATCTCTGTGGGCTCCGTCGCATACAATTTCTACGAGTCAGCGGGATCGAGGAGCTTCGCTAATCAGGAAGCACAACCGTCGAGTTTTAGCAGGTCGTGGCTCGGAATCTGGAATGTCATCAAACCCGAAGTTGTTGAATTCGGCGGAGACTTGTTGAGATCGCCCGGAACTCCCCTGATTCTCTCCACGCCAGCCGAAGGACGCGATTGTTACCCGGAATTGGTTCGATCAACTTTCCACGGGCCGGGACCGGCGGCTGACCGTGACGAAATCGGAACTTCGTTTGCCGCGCCGAAAGTGACGCACATTGCCGTTCATCTGCAGCGACTCCTTCCGGATGAGCCGTGTTTGCTCTACCGCGCTCTCATTGTGCAGTCTGCTCGATGGCCCGAGTGGACACGGGATGGTGTCGACACGAACCTTGCGATCCGAACATTAGGATACGGGGTTCCGGACCTTGAGCGTGCCACGACAAATACAGATTACCGTACGACGCTCATCTCGTCCGGCGAAACAGGGATTCGTGCTGGCGAATGCGATGTGTATCAGGTACCCATCCCGGAAGACCTGCGACGTCCCGGTTACGAGTACGATGTCCTTGTCGAAGTGACGTTGTCGTATGTCGCTCAACCACGACGAACGAGGCGGAACCTACGTCGCTACTTATCGACATGGGTAGATTGGAAGAGCAGCAAGCTTGGCGAATCCATTGAGTCGTTTCGGCGACGGGCATTGAAAGACCAAGACGCAGATGACAATGCAGCTCAAGGGAAAACACTTCGTTGGACTCTTGGGGCACGGACTGACCACGGTGACATAGAGGGGGCGAAGCGAAGTTCCGGCACGGTCCAAAAGGATTGGGCAATCGCCAAATCGAACGAACTTCCCGAAAACTTTTGCATCGCGGTTATGGGACACGAAGGCTGGAGTAAAGATCCAGATTCAGAAGCTCGGTACGCTTTGGCAGTCAGTTTTGAAATTGTTGGTAGAGAAATCGCTATTTACGATGGTTTACGAGTTGCGATTGAGGAACTGCAAGCCGAGCTGGAGATGGAAATCGAGGTCGAGTAG
- a CDS encoding redoxin domain-containing protein — MIRLTHIVLSLIISASTHALAVEPNVDWKLTDIDGNHHEPFEEKSTRGLVLIFISTDCPIANGYQPLIQRLASDYRKDGMRIFMIHSSPRLSIEEARKHAIEFGISTPVVIDTDQSIARRVGATVTPQAFVFVPNQTHLVYQGRIDNMYAGYGKKRKVATTHDLADALESVVAGRPIKNAETIAVGCFISYAE, encoded by the coding sequence ATGATCCGCCTTACTCATATCGTTCTAAGTCTCATCATTTCGGCGTCGACGCACGCATTAGCCGTGGAGCCGAACGTCGACTGGAAACTTACCGACATTGACGGCAATCATCACGAGCCGTTTGAAGAGAAGTCGACGCGTGGCCTCGTTTTGATTTTCATCTCAACCGACTGTCCGATTGCGAACGGTTACCAACCGCTGATTCAGCGGCTCGCCAGCGACTATCGCAAAGACGGCATGCGGATTTTCATGATTCATTCCAGCCCGAGACTGTCAATTGAAGAAGCCCGTAAACACGCGATCGAGTTTGGCATCAGCACACCGGTCGTGATCGACACCGATCAATCGATTGCGCGTCGAGTCGGAGCAACAGTCACGCCGCAAGCTTTCGTGTTTGTCCCGAACCAAACACACCTCGTCTACCAAGGACGCATTGACAACATGTATGCCGGATACGGAAAGAAACGAAAGGTCGCCACCACCCACGATTTGGCCGATGCCTTAGAGTCAGTCGTTGCGGGGCGTCCGATCAAAAACGCGGAAACAATCGCCGTGGGCTGTTTCATCTCCTATGCAGAATAA